In a single window of the Phaeobacter sp. G2 genome:
- a CDS encoding lipoprotein-releasing ABC transporter permease subunit, giving the protein MASTPPPFARFEWMIAWRYLRARRAEGGVSVMTWISLIGITLAVFALIATLAVRSGFRSEFVGTILGANAHVTLYSHGALNAAGQMERSITDFDAMAARVATVPGVIRAAPLIKGQVMANARQRNAGVEVFGISKPGILTIPGVAQSEGAMGDLDRFEDGVAIGSGVARELGVSPGDRIKLISPNGVKTPFGTSPRVKAYEVVYIFTAGRYDIDRTRLYMPFAEAQSFFNREGVADEIEVMITDPEAVDLKILPLLRAADGAVGVWTWRDASGGFLRALEVEDNVMFIILSILVLIATMNIVSGLIMLVKNKGRDIGILRTIGLSEGSVMRVFFICGAFTGVLGTLFGVILGCLFASYIDPIFSFVNFVMGGGVWDPSIRGIYALPAELNLPDVLSAVGLSLGLSFVVTIFPARRAARLNPVEALRYE; this is encoded by the coding sequence ATGGCCAGCACCCCCCCGCCTTTTGCGCGATTTGAATGGATGATTGCCTGGCGGTACCTGCGGGCGCGCCGGGCCGAGGGCGGCGTGTCAGTGATGACCTGGATCAGCCTCATTGGCATTACCCTGGCGGTTTTTGCCCTTATCGCGACCCTGGCGGTGCGTTCTGGGTTTCGCTCGGAATTTGTGGGCACCATCCTGGGCGCAAACGCCCATGTGACGCTCTATTCCCACGGCGCGCTGAACGCGGCTGGCCAGATGGAGCGCAGCATCACGGATTTTGACGCCATGGCGGCACGGGTGGCCACGGTGCCCGGCGTGATCCGCGCAGCGCCGCTGATCAAGGGGCAGGTCATGGCCAACGCGCGCCAGCGCAACGCCGGGGTTGAGGTCTTTGGCATCTCCAAACCCGGCATCCTGACCATCCCCGGCGTTGCCCAAAGCGAGGGTGCCATGGGCGATCTGGATCGGTTTGAGGACGGGGTCGCAATCGGCTCTGGCGTGGCGCGGGAACTGGGGGTCAGCCCCGGTGATCGTATCAAGCTGATCTCGCCCAATGGGGTCAAAACCCCCTTTGGCACCAGTCCACGGGTCAAGGCCTACGAGGTGGTCTACATTTTTACCGCCGGGCGTTATGACATTGATCGCACCCGGCTCTATATGCCCTTTGCCGAGGCGCAGAGCTTTTTCAACCGTGAAGGTGTGGCGGATGAGATCGAGGTGATGATCACCGACCCGGAAGCGGTGGACCTGAAGATCCTGCCCCTGTTGCGGGCGGCGGATGGCGCGGTTGGGGTTTGGACCTGGCGCGATGCCTCGGGTGGTTTTCTGCGGGCGCTGGAGGTTGAGGACAATGTGATGTTCATCATCCTGTCGATCCTGGTGCTGATTGCGACGATGAATATCGTCTCGGGGCTGATTATGCTGGTTAAAAACAAGGGCCGCGACATTGGTATCTTGCGCACTATCGGGCTCAGCGAGGGGTCGGTAATGCGGGTGTTCTTTATCTGTGGTGCCTTTACCGGCGTGTTGGGGACGCTGTTTGGTGTCATCCTGGGCTGTCTGTTTGCCAGCTATATCGACCCAATTTTCTCTTTTGTGAATTTTGTGATGGGCGGCGGCGTCTGGGATCCCTCTATCCGTGGCATCTATGCGCTGCCGGCCGAGCTGAACCTGCCCGATGTGCTGTCTGCGGTGGGGCTGTCGCTGGGGCTGTCCTTTGTGGTGACAATCTTTCCCGCCCGGCGTGCCGCCCGGCTGAACCCGGTGGAGGCGCTGCGCTATGAGTGA
- a CDS encoding NADH:flavin oxidoreductase: MERADTLFTPVDLGKLSLKNRIAMAPMTRTFSPGNVPDEAVVSYYQRRAEGGVGLIITEGTFVNHVAASGYPNVPAFYGAEALAGWKKVVEAVHAAGGKIAPQLWHVGAIRRPGVNPGGDTPGHSPSGMAIPGKVTGHAMTQEDIDNVVAAFAQAAADAKDIGFDAIELHGAHGYLIDQFFWDGTNQRQDGYGGDLAQRSRFALEIIRAVRAAVGEDFPIIFRYSQWKQQDYSARLCDTPEALQAFLTPLAEAGVDIFHCSTRRFWEPEFEGSDLNLAGWTRKLTGKPAITVGSVGLNADFLPEDGTADFKGAEPASLDRLIERADRNEFDLVAVGRALIANPDWANQVAAGQTGGLVAYEKKMLHQLR; this comes from the coding sequence ATGGAACGCGCCGATACCCTGTTTACCCCTGTTGACCTTGGCAAACTGAGCCTGAAGAACCGGATTGCCATGGCCCCGATGACCCGCACCTTTTCGCCCGGCAATGTTCCCGATGAGGCCGTGGTCTCCTACTATCAGCGCCGTGCCGAAGGCGGCGTTGGCCTGATCATCACCGAAGGCACCTTTGTAAACCACGTGGCCGCCAGCGGCTATCCCAATGTGCCCGCTTTTTATGGCGCAGAGGCGCTAGCAGGGTGGAAAAAGGTCGTTGAGGCAGTCCATGCAGCAGGCGGTAAGATCGCGCCACAGCTGTGGCATGTGGGCGCCATTCGTCGCCCCGGCGTCAATCCCGGTGGCGACACCCCGGGTCACAGCCCCAGCGGCATGGCCATCCCCGGCAAGGTGACCGGCCACGCCATGACACAGGAAGATATCGATAATGTTGTCGCCGCCTTTGCCCAGGCTGCGGCGGACGCCAAAGACATCGGCTTTGACGCGATCGAACTACACGGTGCCCATGGCTATCTGATTGACCAGTTTTTCTGGGATGGCACCAACCAGCGCCAGGACGGCTACGGTGGCGATCTGGCGCAGCGCTCACGCTTTGCCCTGGAGATCATCCGCGCAGTCCGCGCCGCCGTCGGCGAAGACTTCCCGATCATCTTCCGCTACTCCCAGTGGAAGCAGCAGGACTACTCTGCCCGGCTGTGTGACACCCCCGAAGCGCTGCAGGCCTTCCTCACGCCACTTGCCGAAGCCGGGGTTGATATCTTCCATTGCTCCACCCGCCGCTTTTGGGAGCCCGAGTTCGAGGGCAGCGATTTGAATCTGGCCGGCTGGACCCGCAAGCTCACCGGCAAGCCCGCGATCACCGTCGGCAGCGTTGGCTTGAACGCCGACTTCCTGCCCGAAGACGGCACCGCTGATTTCAAAGGCGCCGAGCCCGCCAGCCTGGACCGTTTGATTGAACGCGCAGACCGGAACGAGTTTGACCTTGTCGCCGTTGGCCGCGCCCTGATTGCCAACCCGGACTGGGCCAATCAGGTTGCCGCCGGGCAGACCGGCGGACTGGTGGCCTACGAGAAAAAGATGCTGCACCAGCTGCGTTGA
- a CDS encoding BCCT family transporter, which yields MVDNSEIDENTGIPAPEGASDIIDTDYEIGQDNIETQFGPFGMDIHNPVFLISSLSVVAFVLYALLAPQQAADFFGWLRPALTSTFDGFFLSAANIFVVFCLALIVSPYGAVRLGGADATPDYGYAGWFAMLFAAGMGIGLMFFGVLEPAYYFGTPWGDEPLGALRPFTEDGVLIAENVEAARRMALAATSYHWALHPWAIYAIVALALALFSYNKGLPLSIRSAFYPILGERVWGWWGHTIDIVAVFATLFGLATSLGLGAQQANAGLEYVYGIPNSVTVQVILIVGITIVALISVLRGLDGGVKILSELNMIVAIALLLFVLFTAGAVGIFTDFGNTLVAYAQEVIPLSNPFGRTDDGFREGWTAFYWAWWISWSPFVGMFIARVSRGRTVREFITCVLIIPSVVCIFWMAVFGGTAINDMIANLGDSAVKANVIDAYVPELSLFAMLQSLPLASVTSTVGIVLVIVFFVTSSDSGSLVIDTITAGGKVDAPVPQRVFWCTFEGLVAIVLLIGGGLGSLQAMVISTGLPFTVVLLLMCWCILKGLMQERKHI from the coding sequence TTGGTAGATAACTCAGAAATAGACGAAAACACAGGGATACCGGCGCCCGAGGGCGCCTCAGATATCATCGATACTGATTACGAAATTGGCCAAGACAATATCGAAACGCAGTTCGGGCCCTTTGGCATGGACATCCACAACCCGGTCTTTCTGATTTCCAGTCTGTCGGTGGTGGCCTTCGTGCTCTACGCGCTGCTGGCACCGCAACAGGCGGCTGATTTCTTTGGCTGGCTCCGCCCGGCACTGACATCAACCTTCGACGGATTCTTTTTGTCGGCGGCGAATATCTTTGTTGTGTTCTGTCTTGCCCTCATTGTGTCGCCCTACGGGGCGGTCCGGTTGGGCGGCGCTGACGCGACCCCGGATTATGGCTATGCGGGCTGGTTCGCGATGCTGTTTGCAGCCGGTATGGGCATCGGGCTAATGTTCTTTGGCGTTTTGGAGCCGGCCTATTACTTTGGTACCCCCTGGGGGGATGAACCATTGGGCGCGCTGCGGCCCTTCACTGAGGATGGCGTCTTGATCGCTGAAAACGTCGAAGCCGCCCGGCGCATGGCACTGGCAGCGACGTCTTATCACTGGGCTCTGCACCCCTGGGCAATCTACGCAATTGTCGCGCTCGCCCTTGCACTGTTCAGCTACAACAAGGGGCTGCCGCTTTCGATCCGTTCGGCCTTCTACCCGATTCTGGGTGAACGTGTCTGGGGCTGGTGGGGCCACACCATTGATATCGTAGCGGTCTTCGCAACGCTCTTTGGTCTTGCGACCTCACTTGGTTTGGGGGCGCAACAGGCCAATGCTGGTCTGGAGTATGTCTATGGCATTCCAAACAGCGTAACGGTTCAGGTCATCCTCATCGTGGGCATCACAATCGTGGCGCTGATCTCGGTGCTACGTGGTCTTGATGGCGGGGTGAAAATTCTCTCCGAGCTCAATATGATTGTGGCCATCGCGCTGCTTCTCTTTGTGCTGTTCACCGCGGGGGCCGTTGGCATCTTTACCGATTTCGGTAATACGCTCGTGGCCTATGCGCAGGAGGTTATCCCGCTGTCCAACCCGTTTGGTCGCACGGATGACGGCTTTCGCGAAGGCTGGACTGCGTTCTACTGGGCGTGGTGGATTTCCTGGTCTCCTTTCGTTGGCATGTTCATTGCACGTGTTTCGCGTGGTCGCACCGTTCGCGAGTTCATCACCTGCGTGCTGATCATCCCATCGGTGGTCTGCATCTTCTGGATGGCCGTGTTTGGCGGAACAGCAATCAACGACATGATCGCCAATCTTGGCGACAGCGCAGTGAAGGCCAACGTGATCGACGCCTACGTGCCGGAGCTGTCACTCTTTGCGATGCTTCAAAGCCTGCCACTGGCCTCGGTCACTTCGACCGTCGGTATCGTTCTGGTGATCGTGTTTTTCGTGACATCCTCCGACTCCGGCAGCCTCGTGATCGATACGATCACAGCTGGTGGTAAGGTCGATGCGCCGGTGCCGCAGCGTGTGTTCTGGTGTACCTTCGAAGGGTTGGTCGCCATCGTGCTTCTGATTGGCGGTGGCCTCGGATCCTTGCAGGCGATGGTCATCTCGACCGGCTTGCCTTTCACGGTCGTGCTGCTGTTGATGTGTTGGTGCATCCTCAAAGGGCTGATGCAAGAACGCAAGCATATCTGA
- a CDS encoding universal stress protein, with translation MFKRIMTPVDLAHVERLGTALDCAADLAKHYGAPIVYVGVTSSAPSKLGHNPEEFGQKLAAFAESEAAKHGIEALAHTAVSHDPTAEIDDALMRAIGETGADLVVMASHVPNVMDYIWPSNGGKLAEHAKCSVMVVRA, from the coding sequence ATGTTTAAGCGAATTATGACACCTGTCGATCTGGCGCATGTCGAGCGGCTTGGCACCGCGCTTGACTGCGCGGCGGATCTGGCAAAACACTATGGTGCGCCGATTGTTTACGTGGGGGTCACGTCGTCTGCCCCAAGTAAACTTGGGCATAACCCGGAAGAGTTTGGCCAAAAGCTTGCAGCCTTCGCCGAGTCAGAGGCGGCAAAGCATGGCATCGAGGCGTTGGCGCATACCGCTGTTTCGCACGATCCAACCGCCGAGATCGACGATGCGCTTATGCGCGCAATCGGTGAAACCGGCGCCGACCTTGTCGTAATGGCGAGCCATGTGCCAAACGTCATGGACTACATCTGGCCGTCAAACGGTGGAAAGCTGGCAGAGCATGCAAAGTGCTCGGTAATGGTTGTGCGCGCGTGA
- a CDS encoding LysR family transcriptional regulator, with product MEDLNLLRLFVQVTDQGSFSAVARSTRTTPSAISRQISRLEENLGTRLLQRTTRQQELTEAGEIYLRHARQIIEDVDAARHAVTRLSGAPSGVLRVTAEADLALTLLSPVLPEFLETYPNLRVHVHTSSVMEDLISRGIDVAIRVGHLADSSLIAKRLTMSRSLLVASPEFLRREGAPQHPEDLARFSCLSFRVETEQATWRFRSSEDVAAVSVTGPVQASSLVLLKEATKSCLGIAMLPIWMVRSELETGTLVPVLPGFPLEPPATPISAVYPSGRNLASKVRVFVDFLAAKIEPASTDVIDPDAL from the coding sequence ATGGAAGATCTGAATTTGCTAAGGTTGTTCGTTCAAGTCACGGACCAAGGGAGCTTTTCGGCCGTCGCACGCTCCACACGTACAACACCCTCGGCAATTTCGAGGCAAATCTCACGGCTTGAGGAAAACCTGGGTACGCGTTTGTTGCAACGCACGACACGCCAGCAAGAGTTGACTGAAGCTGGCGAAATCTACTTGCGTCACGCCAGACAGATCATTGAAGATGTTGATGCTGCGCGACATGCCGTAACGCGCCTTAGCGGAGCACCTTCGGGCGTGTTGCGAGTAACAGCCGAAGCAGATTTGGCCCTTACTCTATTGTCTCCGGTATTGCCGGAGTTTCTGGAGACTTACCCAAATCTACGGGTTCACGTTCATACATCCTCAGTCATGGAAGATCTGATCAGCCGGGGGATTGATGTAGCAATTCGCGTGGGGCACCTTGCCGACTCGAGCCTGATAGCAAAGCGCCTGACAATGAGCCGATCTCTGCTTGTGGCAAGTCCAGAGTTTTTAAGACGTGAAGGCGCTCCTCAACATCCAGAAGATCTAGCCAGGTTCTCATGTCTCTCATTCAGAGTTGAAACGGAACAGGCCACTTGGCGTTTCAGGTCAAGCGAAGATGTCGCAGCTGTTTCCGTGACCGGGCCCGTTCAGGCGAGCAGTCTCGTTCTCCTGAAAGAAGCTACCAAATCTTGCCTCGGCATAGCAATGTTACCGATCTGGATGGTGCGCTCCGAGCTGGAAACTGGCACGCTTGTTCCTGTCTTACCTGGCTTTCCTCTAGAACCTCCCGCGACCCCAATTAGTGCAGTCTACCCAAGCGGGAGGAACCTTGCGAGCAAGGTCCGGGTGTTTGTCGATTTTCTCGCAGCCAAGATAGAGCCAGCCTCGACTGACGTGATTGATCCGGATGCACTCTAA
- a CDS encoding SDR family oxidoreductase, with translation MPKTILVTGASSGFGRLICETLAGSGHTVFASMRDTAGKNRDHAKSLRNRGLNVVDLDVTQAESIEAAVSGILSTQGQIDVLVNNAGVASAGVSEAFSDQQVAELFNVNVVGVHRVTRAVLPSMRQQGKGLVVNIGSILGRVTFPFFGIYGASKFAVEALSDSYRYELSQLGIDVCLVQPSAFPTQMYASAAQPVDQKTVSEYGDTGKIPAEMFEQFMAMLSGPEAPAPQDVADAVSGLVSQSAGTRPARVVVGTSFGADEANAAMTPLQTNTINALGLSHLAAIKTG, from the coding sequence ATGCCCAAAACCATCTTAGTTACCGGAGCCTCCAGCGGATTTGGACGGCTCATTTGTGAAACACTGGCCGGATCTGGTCACACAGTCTTTGCGTCAATGCGCGACACGGCTGGGAAGAACCGCGACCATGCCAAATCTCTGCGCAATCGAGGCCTCAATGTTGTCGACCTGGACGTCACGCAAGCAGAATCCATCGAGGCGGCTGTTTCCGGAATCCTATCCACTCAAGGCCAGATCGACGTGTTGGTCAACAATGCCGGCGTTGCATCTGCGGGAGTGTCCGAAGCCTTTTCAGATCAACAGGTGGCAGAGCTGTTCAATGTAAATGTCGTAGGGGTACACCGCGTTACCCGCGCGGTCCTCCCATCGATGCGCCAGCAAGGAAAAGGTCTCGTTGTGAACATCGGTTCGATTCTCGGACGTGTTACCTTTCCGTTTTTCGGTATCTATGGCGCTAGCAAATTTGCTGTGGAGGCCCTAAGCGACAGTTATCGTTATGAACTATCCCAGCTCGGCATTGACGTTTGCCTAGTACAACCTAGCGCTTTCCCCACCCAAATGTACGCGAGTGCGGCGCAACCTGTGGACCAGAAGACCGTGAGCGAATACGGGGATACGGGCAAAATTCCTGCTGAGATGTTTGAACAATTCATGGCCATGCTCTCAGGCCCGGAGGCGCCAGCCCCGCAAGATGTCGCCGATGCGGTTTCTGGCTTGGTTTCACAGTCTGCAGGTACACGTCCGGCGAGGGTTGTGGTCGGAACAAGCTTCGGTGCGGACGAGGCAAATGCGGCAATGACTCCTTTGCAGACCAATACAATCAATGCCTTAGGCCTAAGCCATCTTGCCGCAATAAAGACCGGCTAG
- a CDS encoding class II histone deacetylase → MKRNTGYVFHESYLWHNTGTGAALLPSGGPIQPDQPHAENSETKRRIENLLSVSGIKKHLHVFDDITPATRDELCLFHTPEYVDGIKAMSDAGGGDAGELTPFAVGGYEIACLSVGGGLTAGRAILRGEIDNAYVLNRPPGHHAEADIGRGFCIFGNGVVTAKALRREFGLKRIAIVDYDVHHGNGAQKAFYNDPDTMVISMHQIQFYPADSGFVEESGEGAGKGYNINIPLPPGSGHGAYLHAMDTVVVPALERFEPELIIVLSGFDAGGIDPLGRNMAHTDTYREMVGKMQRQAEKHCDGHMLVLHEGGYSAAYAPFCGLAVVETLSGISSGIEDPFLPFLAGMGMQDLQPHQAEMIAQSAELVSGIAPPKVLEKA, encoded by the coding sequence GTATTTCACGAGTCCTATCTTTGGCACAACACTGGCACCGGAGCCGCCTTGCTCCCCTCGGGCGGGCCGATCCAGCCCGACCAGCCGCATGCTGAAAATTCGGAAACTAAACGGCGCATCGAGAACCTGCTCAGTGTTAGCGGCATCAAGAAGCACCTGCATGTGTTTGACGACATCACCCCCGCGACTCGCGACGAACTTTGTCTGTTTCACACGCCCGAATATGTCGACGGCATCAAGGCGATGAGCGATGCTGGCGGTGGAGACGCAGGCGAGTTGACTCCATTTGCTGTCGGTGGCTATGAAATTGCCTGCTTGTCGGTTGGCGGCGGGCTGACAGCGGGCCGCGCGATCCTGCGCGGTGAGATCGACAACGCCTATGTGCTGAACCGCCCGCCGGGGCACCACGCGGAGGCTGACATTGGCCGGGGTTTTTGCATCTTTGGCAACGGAGTGGTTACCGCAAAAGCACTGCGCCGCGAATTTGGACTAAAGCGGATCGCCATCGTCGATTATGACGTGCATCACGGGAACGGTGCCCAAAAAGCCTTTTACAACGATCCGGATACGATGGTGATTTCGATGCACCAAATCCAGTTCTATCCGGCGGATTCTGGCTTTGTCGAAGAATCCGGCGAGGGTGCGGGCAAAGGATACAACATCAATATCCCGCTGCCCCCGGGATCCGGCCATGGCGCCTACCTTCATGCAATGGACACAGTCGTCGTGCCAGCATTGGAGCGCTTCGAACCTGAACTTATCATCGTGTTGTCGGGCTTTGATGCCGGTGGGATTGACCCACTGGGCCGAAACATGGCCCATACCGACACCTACCGCGAGATGGTCGGCAAGATGCAGCGTCAGGCTGAGAAGCATTGTGATGGCCACATGTTGGTGCTTCACGAAGGTGGCTACTCTGCAGCCTATGCTCCGTTCTGCGGCTTGGCAGTTGTCGAGACCCTGAGCGGCATCAGCAGCGGCATCGAGGACCCGTTCCTGCCCTTCCTCGCCGGCATGGGCATGCAGGATCTGCAGCCGCATCAGGCCGAAATGATCGCGCAATCCGCCGAACTTGTTTCCGGTATCGCCCCACCAAAGGTGTTGGAGAAAGCGTGA